From one Gemmatimonadaceae bacterium genomic stretch:
- the pckA gene encoding phosphoenolpyruvate carboxykinase (ATP): MATELKMEPASAVRESNVGLGRQGLKPSGEVHWNLISPELMQAASRRGEGEFAAMGPFVAVTSPHTGRSPNDKFVVREPSSENDVEWGKVNQPISPDHYEALLADVRVHLDSRDELFVEDLYCGADSSHRLSVRYVSPNAWHMAFVRNMFIRPELTDLPTFDPNFTVLHAPEFQADPSRHGTRTGTFIVLHIAERTILIGGTRYAGELKKSMFTVMNYLLPKDGLLSMHCSANTGSDGETALFFGLSGTGKTTLSADPERSLIGDDEHGWSKNGVFNFEGGCYAKVINLSPESEPDIYRTTQMFGTILENVVLDPTTKQVKFDDQSITENTRASYPLSYIPNNVPDGRGGHPRNVIFLTADAFGVLPPIARLTPEQAMYYFLSGYTAKVAGTERGVTEPQATFSACFGAVFLVWPPTKYADMLGDLLREHKSKVWLVNTGWSGGAYGVGKRMKLSYTRAMVRAALSGSLDGTPDELDPVFGLAVPTAVPDVPPSILKTRDTWSDPAAYDAQAKKLAGMFRANFERFSSAGEAIKNAGPKE; this comes from the coding sequence ATGGCAACTGAGCTGAAAATGGAACCTGCTTCCGCGGTTCGTGAGAGCAATGTCGGACTTGGCCGCCAGGGATTGAAGCCGTCGGGCGAGGTGCACTGGAACCTGATCTCGCCTGAGCTGATGCAGGCTGCCTCGAGACGCGGAGAGGGCGAGTTTGCAGCGATGGGGCCCTTTGTCGCGGTGACGTCGCCCCATACCGGGCGTTCTCCGAACGACAAGTTCGTCGTCCGCGAGCCGTCATCGGAGAACGACGTCGAATGGGGCAAGGTCAATCAGCCGATTTCGCCAGACCATTACGAGGCGTTGCTGGCGGATGTGCGCGTGCACCTCGACAGTCGCGACGAGCTGTTTGTCGAGGATCTCTACTGCGGCGCAGATTCTTCGCACAGGCTGTCGGTTCGCTATGTGTCCCCGAATGCCTGGCACATGGCATTTGTGCGCAACATGTTCATCAGGCCGGAACTGACTGATCTTCCGACTTTCGACCCCAATTTCACCGTTCTGCACGCTCCGGAATTCCAGGCCGACCCGTCGCGTCACGGAACCCGCACCGGAACATTCATCGTCCTTCACATTGCGGAACGGACGATCCTGATCGGCGGTACGCGCTACGCGGGCGAGCTGAAGAAATCCATGTTCACGGTGATGAATTACCTGCTGCCGAAAGACGGGTTGCTTTCGATGCATTGCTCGGCCAATACCGGCAGCGATGGAGAGACGGCATTGTTCTTCGGCCTGTCAGGCACCGGCAAGACTACGCTTTCCGCCGATCCGGAGAGGTCTCTCATTGGCGACGACGAGCACGGGTGGTCGAAAAATGGGGTGTTCAATTTTGAAGGCGGTTGCTACGCCAAGGTGATCAACCTCTCCCCGGAGAGCGAGCCTGACATTTACCGGACGACGCAGATGTTCGGCACCATTCTCGAGAACGTCGTACTCGACCCGACGACAAAACAGGTGAAATTCGACGATCAATCTATCACCGAGAACACGCGCGCTTCCTATCCGCTCAGCTACATCCCCAACAACGTGCCTGATGGCCGCGGTGGGCACCCGAGGAATGTCATCTTCCTCACTGCCGATGCATTTGGGGTTCTCCCTCCGATTGCGCGCCTCACCCCGGAACAGGCGATGTACTATTTCCTCTCCGGGTATACGGCAAAGGTCGCCGGCACCGAGCGTGGAGTGACCGAGCCACAGGCGACTTTCAGCGCCTGCTTCGGAGCTGTCTTTCTCGTCTGGCCGCCGACGAAGTACGCCGACATGCTCGGCGATCTGCTGAGGGAACACAAGTCGAAAGTCTGGCTTGTGAACACGGGGTGGAGCGGTGGCGCATACGGCGTCGGCAAGCGGATGAAGCTCAGCTACACACGCGCGATGGTCCGGGCCGCGCTATCCGGCTCCCTCGACGGTACGCCTGACGAGCTCGATCCTGTTTTTGGTCTCGCGGTACCGACGGCCGTTCCGGATGTTCCGCCATCGATCCTGAAAACCCGTGACACATGGAGCGATCCAGCCGCTTACGATGCGCAAGCGAAAAAGCTGGCCGGAATGTTTCGCGCGAACTTCGAGAGATTCAGCAGTGCGGGAGAAGCGATCAAAAACGCGGGTCCGAAGGAATAG
- a CDS encoding NADP-dependent malic enzyme, which produces MKRQDALDYHSSGRPGKIAVVPTKPLNNQRDLALAYSPGVAAPCLEIRDNPEDVYKYTARGNLVAVVTNGTAVLGLGNIGALASKPVMEGKANLFKQFADLDVFDLEVGSENPDDVIRFCQLLEPTVGGINLEDIRAPDCFYIEEKLRETMNIPVFHDDQHGTAIISGAALINALELTGRDIATVRCVFSGAGAAAISTAEHYVRLGVRRENILLTDRQGVVYAGRPGEMDRYKARFASETTARSIADALVDADVFVGLSVAGAVTGEMIARMANRPIVFALANPEPEILPDIVRQVRPDAIVATGRSDYPNQVNNVLGFPFIFRGALDVRATEVNEAMKMAATRALALLAKEDVPESVSRLYGLRSVRFGPDYLIPFPFDPRILLWVAPAVAWAAVATGVTKEFIDLDDYREKLEVRLGRARGIIRGIINRAVRDPKRVVFPEGEEPKVIRAAQMLVDEGIAFPVLLGNPESIRRIARESSIPLADIAIEDPATSTRRDAYADYLWRRRQRKGLSHGEAHQLLFNGNYFGSVMVACGDADALVSGVNMHYPETIRPALQVIGPHPRAEVVSGLYMLVFDKHVIFCGDTTVNIDPSAEQLAQIAYSAGRIVRTFGITPRIAMLSFSNFGSVRHPETEKMARAVQLLRELDPSIVVDGEMQADTALDEDLLKSAYPFSSLSERANVLIFPNLSAGNIAYKLLNHLGGAAAIGPILVGMNRPVHVLERGADVQDIVNMAAVAVMDAQERTSGGRSREL; this is translated from the coding sequence ATGAAGCGTCAAGACGCCCTCGATTATCACTCGTCGGGACGGCCCGGAAAAATCGCCGTCGTCCCTACCAAGCCTCTCAACAACCAGCGTGACCTGGCGCTTGCATACTCGCCCGGTGTTGCGGCGCCATGTCTTGAAATTCGAGACAATCCGGAGGATGTCTACAAGTACACCGCCCGCGGAAATCTCGTTGCCGTAGTCACCAACGGCACTGCAGTGCTCGGACTCGGCAATATTGGCGCGCTGGCGTCCAAACCGGTGATGGAAGGCAAGGCGAATCTGTTCAAGCAGTTCGCAGATCTCGATGTATTCGATCTGGAAGTCGGGTCTGAGAATCCCGACGACGTCATCCGGTTCTGTCAGCTGTTGGAGCCTACGGTCGGCGGGATAAATCTCGAAGATATCCGCGCACCCGATTGCTTCTACATCGAGGAGAAGCTGCGGGAGACGATGAACATCCCCGTCTTTCACGACGACCAGCATGGAACCGCGATCATCTCCGGGGCTGCACTGATCAACGCTCTCGAGTTGACGGGCAGGGATATCGCGACGGTCAGATGCGTTTTCTCGGGGGCGGGCGCCGCAGCGATTTCCACGGCCGAGCATTACGTGAGACTCGGCGTTCGCCGCGAGAACATCCTCCTCACCGATCGGCAGGGTGTCGTCTATGCCGGCCGGCCGGGCGAAATGGATCGTTACAAGGCGCGGTTCGCAAGCGAAACGACAGCACGCAGTATCGCCGATGCTCTGGTCGACGCGGACGTGTTCGTCGGGCTGTCGGTAGCCGGAGCCGTGACGGGAGAGATGATCGCGAGAATGGCGAACCGCCCGATAGTGTTCGCGCTCGCGAATCCCGAGCCCGAAATTCTGCCGGATATCGTCCGCCAGGTGCGGCCCGACGCAATTGTCGCCACCGGCCGGTCCGACTATCCAAACCAGGTGAACAACGTGCTTGGGTTCCCTTTCATCTTCCGCGGTGCGCTGGACGTGCGCGCCACCGAGGTGAATGAAGCCATGAAGATGGCAGCCACGCGCGCACTCGCACTTCTCGCGAAGGAGGACGTTCCGGAAAGCGTCTCGCGCCTCTACGGTTTGCGCTCGGTGAGGTTTGGTCCCGACTACCTCATTCCGTTCCCCTTCGATCCGCGGATTCTGCTTTGGGTCGCGCCCGCTGTGGCGTGGGCGGCGGTGGCGACAGGAGTGACTAAGGAGTTCATCGATCTCGACGACTACCGCGAGAAGCTCGAGGTCCGGCTTGGACGCGCGCGCGGAATCATCCGCGGCATCATCAACCGTGCGGTGCGAGACCCGAAGCGGGTGGTGTTCCCGGAGGGAGAAGAGCCGAAAGTCATCCGCGCCGCGCAGATGCTCGTCGATGAAGGAATTGCCTTCCCGGTTCTGCTGGGCAATCCCGAGTCGATCAGGCGGATAGCACGGGAGAGCTCGATACCGCTTGCCGACATCGCGATCGAGGATCCAGCGACGTCAACACGCCGCGATGCTTACGCCGACTACCTGTGGCGGCGCCGCCAGCGCAAGGGACTCAGCCATGGCGAAGCGCACCAGCTTCTTTTCAATGGCAACTACTTCGGATCTGTCATGGTTGCGTGCGGCGACGCCGACGCGCTCGTATCGGGCGTGAACATGCACTATCCGGAAACCATCCGCCCGGCGCTCCAGGTGATCGGACCGCATCCACGGGCCGAAGTCGTGAGCGGCCTCTACATGCTCGTATTTGATAAACATGTTATCTTTTGCGGGGATACGACAGTCAATATCGATCCGTCCGCCGAGCAGCTTGCGCAGATCGCATACTCGGCTGGCCGGATCGTTCGTACTTTCGGGATCACGCCGCGAATCGCGATGCTTTCTTTCTCCAACTTCGGATCTGTAAGGCACCCTGAGACGGAGAAAATGGCTCGGGCGGTGCAGTTGTTGCGCGAGCTGGATCCGTCGATTGTCGTGGATGGAGAGATGCAGGCCGACACCGCGCTCGATGAAGACCTCCTGAAGTCGGCATATCCTTTCAGCTCACTCAGCGAGCGGGCCAACGTTCTGATATTTCCAAACCTGAGCGCAGGCAACATTGCGTACAAGTTGCTCAATCACCTGGGGGGAGCGGCCGCTATCGGCCCCATTCTTGTCGGAATGAACCGGCCGGTGCATGTGCTCGAGCGGGGAGCCGACGTGCAGGACATCGTCAACATGGCGGCAGTTGCAGTGATGGACGCGCAGGAGCGCACGAGCGGCGGTCGCAGCCGTGAGCTTTGA